The nucleotide sequence GAATATGTGTTCTTGGTGGCACTTATGCAGCAGAAAGGAACCACCAAAACTGGAATATGTGTTCTTAATGGCACTTATCCAGCGGAAAGGAACCATCAAAACTAGAATCTGAGTACTTGGTGGCACTTATCCAGCAGTTCAGAACCACCAAAACTGAAATCTCTTTTCTTGATGGCACTTATCCAGCAGTTCAGAACCACCAAAACTGAAATCTCTTTTCTTGATGGCACTTATCCAGCAGTTCAGAACCACCAAAACTGAAATCTCTTTTCTTGATGGCTCTTATCCAGTAGTTTAGAACCATCAAAACCGTAATCTGTATTCTTGATAGCACTTATCCCGCAGTCTAAAACCACCAAAATCAAATTCTCTGTCCTTGACGGCACTATTCAAACAGCATCACACCGAACATACCAGTACTTATCGCACAATCCATCACAAACCTTATCATTTGATAATTTTTTTGGAGGCAAGCATACTTAATCATAAATGATGCGAAGGAGTGAACGAAATGAAAGCAGTAGGTCTGTACAAGTATTTGCCGATTGAACATGAGGAAAGCCTGATTGATCTGGAAATGGAAACACCAAAGCCGCAGGGCAGAGATTTGCTTGTGGAGGTTAAAGCCATTTCTGTTAACCCGGTTGATACGAAGGTCCGTGCGCCAAAGGATCAAACAGAAGAAACGCCTAAAATTCTTGGATGGGATGCGAGCGGAATCGTAGTCGAATGCGGTCCAGACTGCACAGATTTTAAACCAGGAGATGAAGTGTATTATGCAGGCAGTATTACAAGACAGGGTTCTTACAGTGAATTTCAGCTGGTTGATGAACGGATAACCGGCAAAAAACCCGCTAATCTTTCATTCTCTGAAGCGGCAGCTCTTCCTTTAACTGCCATTACAGCCTATGAAGGCCTTTTTGACAGAATGGGGATTGATCCAGATAACCGCAGCAGAAATCAGCAGAAATCCGTGCTGATTATTGGCGGGGCAGGCGGTGTCGGCTCAATAGCTGTTCAGCTGGCAAAATGGGCAGGGCTTCATGTCATTGCAACCGCATCACGCGAAGAAACGGTGAAATGGGTAAAGGAACATGGAGCAGATGCTGTGATTAACCATCATCACCCGATGAAAAGTCAGATTCAGGATCTCGGCCTCGCTGACCCTGACTATATTTTCTGCCTAAACAACACAGACTTGCACTGGGAAGGAATGAGTGAAATCATTAAGCCCCAGGGAACGGTCTGCTCGATTGTGGAAAATAAAGAGCCTCTTGACTTGAATCTTCTTAAAAACAAGAGTGCTGCATTTGTATGGGAGTTTATGTTCACTAGAGCGATGTTTGAAACAGAAGATATGGATCAGCAGCAGGTCCTCTTGAACAGAATCAGCAAACTGATCGAAGAAGGGGCATTAAAAACAACAGTGAACGAAACATTAAGCCCTATAAATGCCGATAACCTGAAAAAAGCTCATGAAAAGATTGAATCCGGAAATACAATTGGAAAAATCGTTCTTCAAGATTTCTAAAAACAGCCTTAGGGCTGTTTTTTTCAGTAAATTCAAAAAATAATTGAAGTCTGTCGAATTGAGTGTTTTAATAGAGTTATAACTTGTCTGATATGTGATATCCGAAAAGGAAGGAGGGGTGAACCGTGCAAATTGAAAAGATTGTCACAAAGAAGGTTTCTGAAACGGTGAGCGAGCAGCTGGAACACTTGATTGCTTCAGGGGCGATTTCTCACGGCGAGAAACTTCCTTCTGTGAGAGAGCTCTGCGATCAGTTCGGGGTAGGACGCTCTGCAGTCCGTGATGCAATAACTGTTTTAAAAGGAAAGGGTTTAGTTACCGTGAAGCAGGGGGAAGGCACCTATGTAACCCCTTTTGACTCTTCCAGGATCTTTAATCAGAACCTCTACTTTTCTGACCCGAAAAAGGTGACTGAGCTTTTTCAAGTACGAAAAATCGTGGAGACAGGAATGGCCGAAATGGCTGCAGGCAACAGGAGCGAACGTGATCTTGCTGAGATGAAGCATATATTGGATTCACCCGGAGATTCACCATGGGAAGATGATTACCGTTTTCATTCGGCGATTGCAAAAGCGACGGGCAATCCGCTTCTGATGCAGTTTGTTACCTTCATTTCAGAAACGATTAAACACTCAATGATTGACTTTCACCGGTTTATACAAAACAGCCCGGAAACCGTCAAAACGATTTCCGCACACCACGAGCAAATCTTCGAGAGCATTTCTTCAGGACATTCCAGTGAGGCAAAAGCCTGCATGCTGGAACATTTAACATTCGTAGAAGCCATCCTCCATAAGAGTCTGCACCAGAACCAATCCTCATAGACTGACAGCAGAATAACCTGATTCCAATCCTGTTTGCTGCAATAACTTATTTATTGAAGGAGGAAGGTTCATGCCGGCAGACTTAACGGCCATCTTGCCAGATGAAAAAGTGCTTCATAAAACAGAATGGAACCACTTGCTTGGAAATAACGGCGACATCACCGTTTTTCCTACAACAGAGGAAGAAATTTCAGAAGTCGTCCGTTACGCAAGTGACCATGGAAAAAAGATCTCCATTATTGGCGGCGGAACGAAGAGGGGATTTGGCGGATTATCAGATTCGGCAGACATACAGCTCTCTTTGTCCAATTACAAGGGGATAACAGAACATACGCCTGGAGATATGACCGTGACAGTTAGAGCAGGTACGCCGTTTAAAGAACTGCAAAGCTTTCTGGCACAATTCGGACAGATGGTGTCACTTGATCCATCCTGGCCGGAACATGCAACAATCGGCGGAATTGTCGCCGCAAATGAAAGCGGTCCCAAAAGGCTTGGATACGGATCGGCACGGGATTCTGTCATCGGGCTCCGCATCGTTTATCCAG is from Bacillus sp. FSL H8-0547 and encodes:
- a CDS encoding FadR/GntR family transcriptional regulator — translated: MQIEKIVTKKVSETVSEQLEHLIASGAISHGEKLPSVRELCDQFGVGRSAVRDAITVLKGKGLVTVKQGEGTYVTPFDSSRIFNQNLYFSDPKKVTELFQVRKIVETGMAEMAAGNRSERDLAEMKHILDSPGDSPWEDDYRFHSAIAKATGNPLLMQFVTFISETIKHSMIDFHRFIQNSPETVKTISAHHEQIFESISSGHSSEAKACMLEHLTFVEAILHKSLHQNQSS
- a CDS encoding zinc-binding alcohol dehydrogenase family protein, whose product is MKAVGLYKYLPIEHEESLIDLEMETPKPQGRDLLVEVKAISVNPVDTKVRAPKDQTEETPKILGWDASGIVVECGPDCTDFKPGDEVYYAGSITRQGSYSEFQLVDERITGKKPANLSFSEAAALPLTAITAYEGLFDRMGIDPDNRSRNQQKSVLIIGGAGGVGSIAVQLAKWAGLHVIATASREETVKWVKEHGADAVINHHHPMKSQIQDLGLADPDYIFCLNNTDLHWEGMSEIIKPQGTVCSIVENKEPLDLNLLKNKSAAFVWEFMFTRAMFETEDMDQQQVLLNRISKLIEEGALKTTVNETLSPINADNLKKAHEKIESGNTIGKIVLQDF